In Elgaria multicarinata webbii isolate HBS135686 ecotype San Diego chromosome 15, rElgMul1.1.pri, whole genome shotgun sequence, one genomic interval encodes:
- the LOC134409167 gene encoding liver-expressed antimicrobial peptide 2-like yields MARGLSVATWTALALGWLLLLLCSQQASAARAGGHILAGQERQSAAVPEGISTRWMQLLSRARRSSTPFWRTVGSKPLAAHCLRGLECSTRACRNGRCVDPHVRS; encoded by the exons ATGGCTCGTGGACTCTCTGTCGCTACCTGGACAGCCCTGGCACTGGGatggctgctcctgctcctctgtTCTCAGCAG gcATCCGCAGCCCGGGCTGGAGGCCACATCTTAGCCGGGCAGGAGCGCCAAAGCGCAGCTGTGCCGGAGGGGATTTCTACCAGGTGGATGCAGCTCCTGAGCCGGGCAAGGCGGTCGTCGACTCCCTTCTGGCGGACGGTGGGCAGCAAGCCCCTGGCAGCCCATTGCTTGCGGGGGCTGGAGTGCAGCACCCGGGCGTGCAG GAACGGGCGCTGCGTGGACCCCCATGTCAGATCATGA